A single genomic interval of Prochlorococcus marinus XMU1406 harbors:
- a CDS encoding GDSL-type esterase/lipase family protein produces MISLPKQLVVIGDSSVYGWGDNEGGGWCERLRKDWCNNHNGPVIYQLGVRGDGIEKVSSRWEKEWSSRGETRRNKPKAILLNVGLNDTAAIGQKNGRHQLDIDGFEYGLERLINEMNSQTNVFVIGLTPVEERKMPFAGCLWYSNDFCNSYERRMEEVCLNQNVPFLPTFREMYSDKRSKNWITHDGIHLNSKGHFWLYQRLKSWEILTKWKES; encoded by the coding sequence GTGATTAGTTTACCAAAACAGCTAGTTGTAATTGGAGATAGCTCAGTTTATGGATGGGGAGATAATGAAGGTGGTGGATGGTGTGAGAGGCTTAGAAAAGATTGGTGCAATAACCACAATGGGCCAGTTATTTATCAACTTGGCGTTAGGGGAGATGGGATAGAAAAAGTTTCATCTAGATGGGAAAAAGAATGGTCATCTAGAGGAGAAACGAGAAGAAATAAACCTAAAGCAATCCTGCTAAATGTTGGTCTTAACGACACTGCAGCAATTGGTCAGAAAAACGGAAGACATCAATTAGATATAGATGGATTTGAATATGGATTAGAGAGACTAATTAATGAAATGAACTCTCAAACAAATGTCTTTGTTATTGGTCTGACACCTGTTGAAGAAAGAAAAATGCCCTTCGCAGGATGTCTATGGTACTCAAATGATTTTTGTAATTCTTATGAAAGGAGAATGGAGGAAGTATGCCTCAATCAGAATGTCCCATTTCTTCCTACTTTTAGAGAAATGTACTCTGATAAAAGGAGTAAAAATTGGATTACACATGATGGAATTCATCTAAATTCCAAAGGTCATTTCTGGCTTTATCAAAGACTGAAGAGCTGGGAGATTCTTACAAAATGGAAGGAATCCTAG